Proteins from one Candidatus Delongbacteria bacterium genomic window:
- a CDS encoding metallophosphoesterase family protein — protein sequence MKIAVISDIHSNLEALLSVIRKIEEEKVDRIYCLGDIVGYGPNPNECIELIKSVSDKVVLGNHDSAVLGYTSTALFNEYAKNATVWTRKNLSAENLDYLESLPIAIRENNLLFVHSTPYEPEKWNYILSTKSAADSFDYFEEDVCFIGHSHRNEVFRNGDGRLIINAGSVGQPRDGNPRACFCVFDTLIFEFKFFRVTYDIKSVYLKIKNSELDDFLGERLLIGK from the coding sequence ATGAAAATAGCAGTAATATCTGACATACATTCCAACCTAGAAGCACTTCTTTCTGTAATTCGTAAAATTGAAGAAGAAAAAGTTGATAGGATCTATTGCCTAGGTGATATAGTTGGATATGGTCCAAATCCAAATGAATGCATAGAACTCATCAAGTCTGTTTCGGATAAAGTAGTTTTAGGGAATCATGATAGTGCTGTTTTGGGTTATACAAGTACAGCACTCTTCAATGAATATGCAAAAAATGCAACTGTATGGACAAGGAAAAATCTTTCTGCTGAGAATCTTGATTATCTTGAGAGTTTACCAATAGCTATTCGTGAAAACAATCTTCTTTTTGTTCACTCCACACCTTATGAGCCTGAAAAATGGAATTATATTTTAAGTACAAAATCTGCAGCTGATAGTTTTGATTACTTTGAGGAAGATGTCTGCTTTATTGGACACTCTCATAGGAATGAAGTATTTAGAAATGGAGATGGACGTTTAATTATAAATGCAGGTTCTGTTGGGCAGCCGAGAGACGGAAACCCCAGAGCTTGCTTTTGTGTTTTTGACACATTGATTTTTGAATTTAAATTTTTCAGAGTGACATACGATATAAAAAGTGTTTATTTAAAAATTAAAAACTCCGAATTGGATGATTTTTTAGGGGAAAGATTGCTCATCGGAAAGTAG
- the holA gene encoding DNA polymerase III subunit delta, with the protein MAKKRAITEKEINNETLFFIYGDEKYLIDELITKILDTHIPEDLRVFNYDYFSEENSNAEAISNALHATPMMSDKKIVHITSVEKLSVSILDIIDLFLSKNIDSTILILSGGKPDLRKKFFKNLSTKAITVQFDPLNEKSLSDWILTYVKSNNRSMTREALMLFLSTVSSNIKYIKSELDKLFIFYDGNTIDENVVADLLGVSKEFNLFKLVENVCKRDFKNSVYITDQLLKSKENKTEPIAINLYLARIFTSAFKISSESRKSGKSIENSAASLGYNNPWLHRDFIECAKNYSLKELGKTLRYFLECDIKLKSSYQNGSTSIMILLKKVITESDNKDVDYLVFFNKLNGEN; encoded by the coding sequence ATGGCAAAGAAGAGAGCTATCACAGAAAAAGAGATTAACAACGAAACTCTATTTTTCATTTATGGTGACGAAAAATATCTTATCGATGAACTAATTACAAAAATCCTTGATACACATATTCCGGAGGATTTGAGAGTTTTCAATTATGATTATTTTAGTGAAGAAAATTCCAATGCCGAAGCCATTAGTAATGCACTTCATGCAACTCCCATGATGTCTGATAAAAAAATAGTTCATATCACATCAGTAGAAAAACTATCTGTTTCAATTTTGGATATTATAGACCTATTCCTTTCCAAAAATATTGATTCGACTATCCTTATTCTTTCTGGCGGAAAGCCTGATCTAAGAAAGAAATTTTTTAAAAATTTATCTACAAAGGCTATTACCGTACAATTCGACCCATTGAATGAAAAAAGCCTATCTGATTGGATTTTGACCTATGTTAAATCCAATAATAGAAGTATGACCAGAGAGGCTTTGATGTTGTTTCTTTCCACTGTTTCATCAAATATCAAATACATAAAATCGGAACTGGACAAACTTTTTATATTTTATGATGGTAATACAATTGATGAAAATGTAGTTGCAGATCTTTTGGGCGTATCAAAAGAATTTAATCTATTTAAACTCGTGGAAAACGTATGTAAAAGAGATTTTAAAAATTCGGTTTACATTACTGATCAACTTCTCAAATCTAAAGAGAACAAAACTGAACCAATAGCAATCAATTTATATCTTGCCAGAATTTTTACTTCAGCATTTAAAATTTCCTCTGAATCAAGAAAAAGTGGAAAATCTATTGAAAATTCAGCTGCTTCATTGGGATATAACAACCCTTGGCTTCACAGAGACTTCATTGAATGTGCAAAGAATTATTCATTAAAAGAGTTGGGTAAAACTTTAAGATATTTCCTTGAGTGTGATATAAAGCTCAAATCAAGTTATCAAAATGGAAGCACTTCGATAATGATATTACTAAAAAAAGTTATAACTGAATCTGACAATAAAGATGTTGATTACCTAGTGTTTTTCAATAAATTAAATGGTGAAAATTAG
- the nusB gene encoding transcription antitermination factor NusB, translated as MISRRKTREVLLSILFTMENCELDVEKILGDVMNYWRWFEESCNETVWDHVVDTLNSAYDDIVLEKSSKDDVVIIPIIGSDDEVSISLTELINERKKDQFMNLADNISEKYEKEQVKLPTDFDKDEMIRIEENIQYLRNFLEIYEKNKDVVDEDILKRLDNWDFGRLTLMDKLLLRLGVIEIRYVPEIPPKVTINEVIDISKRFSTPKSGTFINGILNNLLHDINNENSSNI; from the coding sequence ATGATTAGCAGAAGAAAGACTAGAGAAGTATTATTATCAATACTATTTACAATGGAAAATTGTGAGCTGGATGTGGAAAAAATCCTCGGCGATGTTATGAATTATTGGCGTTGGTTCGAAGAATCATGCAATGAAACTGTCTGGGATCATGTAGTTGACACTTTGAACTCAGCTTATGACGATATTGTACTGGAAAAATCATCTAAGGATGATGTTGTTATCATACCGATTATTGGCTCTGATGATGAAGTATCAATTTCCTTGACAGAATTGATAAATGAAAGAAAAAAAGATCAGTTCATGAACCTTGCTGATAATATTTCTGAAAAGTATGAAAAAGAACAAGTAAAATTACCGACTGATTTTGACAAAGATGAAATGATAAGAATTGAAGAAAATATTCAGTATCTAAGAAATTTTCTTGAGATTTATGAAAAAAATAAAGATGTTGTTGATGAGGATATCCTTAAAAGACTCGATAACTGGGATTTTGGCAGATTAACCTTAATGGATAAATTGCTCTTAAGACTTGGTGTTATTGAGATTAGATATGTGCCAGAGATACCTCCGAAAGTAACTATCAATGAGGTGATCGACATTTCAAAAAGATTTAGTACTCCAAAATCAGGAACATTCATAAATGGAATTTTGAATAATCTACTACACGATATAAACAATGAAAATAGCAGTAATATCTGA
- a CDS encoding transporter substrate-binding domain-containing protein yields MKFIVFFLSLVMFLQSEEIRVSADNWMPYNGTPGDKKEGFVIDVLKKIFNSEKITVTYDVKPWARAVQMGLDGEVDAVIGALTSDAEGFIFPEETIGNLANDFFVPVDSDWKYKDINSLIGKKIGIIKDYSYGEEFDKYIENNPKSFDTVGGENAIDLNIKKLAINRIDLLIDTKVVITFRAKELGMLDKIKYVGDDGKLDPMYVAFSPKNPNSKKYAKMFDDGVRKLRSSGELGKILEEYGLSDWK; encoded by the coding sequence ATGAAGTTCATTGTGTTTTTTCTATCGCTTGTGATGTTTCTTCAAAGTGAAGAAATAAGAGTTTCAGCAGATAATTGGATGCCTTACAATGGAACTCCTGGGGATAAAAAGGAGGGATTTGTAATTGATGTATTGAAAAAGATTTTTAATTCAGAAAAAATCACAGTTACTTACGATGTCAAACCTTGGGCAAGAGCTGTTCAAATGGGATTGGATGGTGAGGTTGATGCTGTCATTGGTGCATTAACTTCAGATGCTGAAGGTTTTATATTTCCTGAGGAGACAATAGGAAATCTAGCGAACGATTTTTTTGTACCTGTTGATTCTGATTGGAAATATAAAGATATAAACTCTCTTATTGGTAAAAAAATAGGAATAATAAAAGATTATTCTTATGGAGAAGAGTTTGATAAATATATCGAAAATAATCCAAAATCTTTTGATACTGTTGGTGGTGAAAATGCTATCGATTTAAACATTAAAAAGCTTGCAATCAACAGGATTGATCTGCTGATTGATACGAAAGTTGTTATAACATTCAGGGCAAAAGAACTTGGTATGTTAGATAAGATTAAATACGTTGGAGATGATGGGAAACTTGATCCAATGTATGTGGCATTTTCTCCAAAAAATCCAAACTCTAAAAAATACGCAAAAATGTTTGATGATGGGGTGAGAAAGCTAAGAAGTTCAGGTGAACTTGGAAAAATTCTTGAGGAATATGGATTATCTGATTGGAAATAG
- the rnhA gene encoding ribonuclease HI, which produces MPKIKIYTDGACSYNPGPGGWGAILIYDEHKKILSGYHESTTNNQMELTAVIEALSALKKECDITIYTDSMYVKNGITDWIENWRKNGWKTSSKKPVKNVELWKKLYELTLIHNIDWEWVKGHAENIFNNEADLLAREEILKYNKKN; this is translated from the coding sequence ATGCCGAAGATAAAGATTTATACTGATGGTGCTTGTAGCTACAATCCTGGTCCCGGTGGATGGGGGGCAATATTAATTTATGATGAACATAAAAAAATTTTAAGTGGTTATCATGAATCTACAACAAACAATCAAATGGAGCTAACAGCAGTAATTGAAGCACTTTCTGCATTAAAGAAAGAGTGTGATATTACAATATATACAGACTCTATGTATGTAAAGAATGGAATTACCGACTGGATTGAGAATTGGAGAAAGAACGGTTGGAAAACTTCTTCCAAAAAACCAGTTAAAAATGTTGAACTGTGGAAAAAATTGTATGAACTTACATTAATTCATAACATTGATTGGGAGTGGGTGAAAGGTCATGCAGAAAATATTTTCAATAATGAAGCTGATTTGCTTGCGAGAGAAGAGATTTTAAAATATAATAAAAAGAATTAA
- a CDS encoding T9SS type A sorting domain-containing protein produces MAAPQVAEDWNSIYGPEANNSAFFVSTFNWGGESQPYAYNLDVIDGLYSQFGNGYVPFFAVIGQGYKLYYGDNRYNSNSQGSTALELLEYAINGEIGAHKFGIQSPFFFETTTLDLERMFVSPTGNYQLELIGTSNEILIAELNGNILTVEATYSQDSVTVANVTVKATDGDLETTISYDFAVRQLLYVFDPLSSTNCMVNTPYEIDASEIFTTHDGGDFTISFINYNEELMEVSSDEKVITIAGVEAGVATLDLIATYEAEHGIETAHNSVTVNVQSMDGFWVEYGQSYTGFPGAPTTPYANAMSWDFGNLEVFVKKIETAFYLAGPAEWRIVNYAENNPDYDSIIGDLSGEFELLGYPEATTIDIESNEVVSGKISFCITVENNWNMIDGSYSGSPIEARQQYLIDAGFWMTDFYPYHIRALVQSATGTNNPIEILPGSSELSQNYPNPFNPITTINYYNNMTGEVELNVYNSKGEFVKNLVKDNIKAGNHSIEFNASDLNSGVYFYTLVTPTNTITKKMVLIK; encoded by the coding sequence GTGGCGGCGCCACAAGTTGCTGAGGATTGGAATTCGATTTATGGACCAGAAGCTAATAATAGTGCTTTTTTTGTATCTACTTTTAACTGGGGAGGTGAATCACAACCATATGCTTATAACCTTGATGTAATAGATGGTCTATATAGTCAATTTGGTAATGGTTACGTTCCGTTTTTTGCTGTAATCGGTCAAGGGTATAAACTATATTACGGTGATAATAGATACAATTCAAATTCTCAAGGGAGTACTGCACTTGAACTTTTAGAGTATGCAATAAATGGTGAAATTGGTGCTCATAAATTTGGAATTCAAAGTCCATTCTTTTTTGAAACAACTACTTTAGATTTAGAAAGGATGTTTGTTTCACCAACTGGAAATTATCAATTAGAGTTAATCGGAACATCAAACGAAATTTTAATCGCTGAGCTAAATGGAAATATATTAACAGTTGAGGCAACATATTCACAAGATTCTGTTACTGTAGCAAATGTTACAGTAAAGGCGACTGATGGAGATCTGGAAACTACGATTAGTTATGATTTTGCAGTAAGACAACTTCTATATGTTTTCGATCCATTAAGCTCAACTAATTGTATGGTAAATACACCTTATGAAATTGATGCATCAGAGATCTTTACAACTCATGACGGTGGAGACTTTACAATTAGCTTTATAAATTACAATGAAGAGCTAATGGAGGTTTCATCAGATGAAAAAGTTATAACAATAGCTGGTGTTGAAGCTGGTGTTGCAACTTTAGATTTAATTGCTACATATGAAGCTGAACATGGTATAGAAACTGCCCATAATAGTGTAACAGTAAACGTGCAGTCTATGGATGGTTTTTGGGTGGAATATGGACAATCATATACAGGATTTCCTGGAGCTCCAACTACACCTTATGCAAACGCGATGTCATGGGATTTCGGCAACTTAGAAGTTTTTGTCAAAAAAATTGAAACTGCTTTTTATCTTGCTGGTCCTGCGGAATGGAGAATAGTAAATTATGCTGAAAATAACCCTGATTACGATTCAATAATTGGTGATTTATCAGGAGAGTTTGAACTTCTAGGATATCCAGAAGCGACTACCATCGATATTGAAAGCAACGAAGTCGTTTCAGGTAAGATTTCATTTTGTATTACAGTGGAAAATAATTGGAATATGATTGATGGATCTTATTCAGGCTCACCGATTGAGGCTAGACAGCAGTATTTAATAGATGCCGGATTTTGGATGACCGACTTTTATCCCTATCATATTAGAGCTTTAGTTCAATCAGCTACTGGAACCAATAACCCTATAGAAATTCTTCCTGGCTCTTCAGAATTATCTCAGAATTATCCAAATCCATTCAATCCTATCACAACTATCAATTACTATAACAATATGACAGGAGAAGTGGAATTGAATGTCTATAATTCAAAAGGAGAATTTGTTAAGAATTTAGTTAAAGATAATATTAAAGCTGGAAATCATAGTATTGAATTTAATGCTTCTGATCTTAACAGTGGCGTATATTTTTACACCCTTGTAACTCCCACGAATACAATTACCAAAAAGATGGTGTTAATCAAATAA
- the secA gene encoding preprotein translocase subunit SecA translates to MLNLILNKLFGTKQEREVKKLKPIVDKINQLFETYKNFSEDEVKNKTTELKKKYSDGESLESLIPEAFALVKAACLMLIGKSWEVDGRMQEWNMIPYDVQLMGGIVLARGRISEMATGEGKTLVALFPAYLHALSGKGVHIITVNDYLAKRDRSWMGAVFEFLGLSVGVIHSEVKDHDYRKSEYSKDITYGVNHEFGFDYLRDNMVNDVNEMVQRGWNFCLIDEVDSILIDDARTPLIISGPVAKQANSRFEEFKAGVFSLVREQTRVVNTLVADGEKFLEEGNEKDAFFCFLQAFKGLPKHKRLTKIMNQTGVKTGVQKLENEYLREKKSAAFYENLFYSIEERSHVVDLTKHGHELLGKFASETDLFILPDLGIEIDKIDRMENSLNEKEDLKQKLHEQYSRKSDILHTVHQLLRAYSLFERDVDYVVQEGKVIIVDQSTGRLKLDSRFSDGMHQAIEAKENVKIGQDTQTVASITYQNYFRLYRHLSGMTGTAITEEDEFFEIYKLPVSVIPTNVPIARKDHEDFVYKTKKEKYDAVVEEIKRLKDEGRPVLVGTPDVDVSEVLSRYLKTKNIEHELLNAKNHAREAHIVAEAGKTGRVTIATNMAGRGTDIKLTNEVKEKGGLAIIGCERHNSRRIDRQLRGRSGRQGDPGSSRFFVSLEDNLMRIFGSERISGIMDRFGHEEGEPIAHPWITKSIERAQKRVESHYFASRKHTIEYDDVMNKQRVVIYGRRRNALIKSAIFEGRDFPFAREFGVNPDEKLQKDVIEMIQDYITEVVYNGTGNTHIIENWDIEGINEELLKTMFISFSMDEIEIKNADDLVKLLVKRATDKFLQKEKIISEELMNTLIKIAIIRTIDKNWQDHLYDNENLMRGIGLMAHSQKDPLVEYKKQSFDAFKSMIFNVNREALEIIFKAQFRVEVEEDKKKQEEDRKRMEQLKIRNSEQQEKETQKTVVSGPKVGRNDLCPCGSGKKFKSCHGIGQ, encoded by the coding sequence ATGCTAAATCTAATTTTAAACAAATTATTTGGAACTAAACAAGAAAGAGAAGTAAAGAAGCTTAAACCGATAGTTGACAAGATAAATCAGTTGTTTGAAACATATAAAAACTTTTCTGAAGATGAAGTCAAAAACAAAACAACAGAATTAAAGAAAAAATATTCAGATGGAGAATCTTTAGAGTCATTAATTCCCGAAGCATTTGCATTGGTAAAAGCTGCCTGTTTAATGCTTATAGGAAAATCATGGGAAGTTGATGGTAGAATGCAGGAATGGAATATGATTCCCTATGATGTTCAACTTATGGGTGGAATTGTTCTTGCAAGAGGTAGAATTTCTGAGATGGCAACCGGCGAAGGTAAAACCCTTGTTGCATTGTTTCCTGCATATCTGCATGCTCTTTCCGGTAAAGGTGTTCATATAATAACTGTAAATGATTATTTGGCAAAAAGAGACCGCTCTTGGATGGGTGCTGTTTTTGAATTTTTAGGCTTATCCGTAGGAGTAATTCACAGTGAAGTTAAAGATCATGATTACAGAAAATCCGAGTATTCGAAAGATATAACCTATGGTGTAAATCATGAATTTGGATTTGATTATCTTCGTGACAATATGGTTAATGATGTAAATGAAATGGTTCAAAGAGGATGGAATTTCTGTTTGATTGATGAGGTTGACTCTATTTTGATTGATGATGCAAGAACACCTCTTATTATTTCTGGACCAGTTGCAAAACAAGCCAACTCAAGATTTGAAGAATTCAAAGCAGGTGTTTTCAGTTTGGTTAGAGAACAAACAAGAGTAGTAAATACACTTGTCGCAGATGGTGAAAAATTTCTTGAAGAAGGTAATGAAAAGGATGCTTTTTTTTGTTTCCTACAGGCCTTCAAGGGTTTGCCTAAGCACAAAAGACTTACAAAAATTATGAATCAGACTGGTGTAAAAACCGGAGTTCAAAAACTTGAAAATGAATATCTTAGAGAAAAAAAATCTGCGGCTTTTTATGAGAATCTGTTTTATTCTATCGAGGAAAGATCTCACGTTGTAGATCTCACAAAACATGGTCATGAGCTTTTAGGTAAATTCGCCAGTGAAACAGATCTGTTTATTCTTCCAGATCTTGGAATTGAGATAGATAAAATTGATAGAATGGAAAACTCTTTAAATGAGAAAGAGGATTTGAAACAAAAGCTACACGAACAGTATTCAAGAAAAAGTGACATTCTTCATACTGTCCATCAACTTTTGAGAGCTTACTCCCTTTTCGAGAGAGATGTTGATTATGTTGTTCAGGAAGGAAAGGTCATAATTGTTGATCAAAGTACTGGGCGATTGAAATTAGACTCCAGATTTTCTGATGGAATGCACCAAGCTATTGAAGCCAAAGAGAATGTTAAAATTGGGCAAGACACTCAAACTGTAGCATCGATTACCTATCAGAATTATTTTAGATTATATAGACATCTTAGTGGCATGACAGGAACTGCTATTACTGAAGAAGATGAGTTTTTTGAAATATATAAACTTCCTGTATCAGTCATTCCGACAAATGTTCCAATTGCAAGAAAAGATCATGAGGATTTTGTTTATAAGACAAAAAAAGAAAAATACGATGCAGTAGTTGAAGAGATTAAAAGACTTAAAGATGAAGGCAGACCGGTATTGGTTGGTACGCCTGATGTGGATGTAAGTGAAGTACTTTCCAGATATTTAAAAACAAAAAATATTGAACATGAACTGCTTAATGCAAAAAATCATGCCAGAGAAGCACATATAGTTGCCGAAGCAGGAAAAACAGGTCGAGTAACTATCGCTACAAATATGGCTGGTAGAGGTACAGATATCAAATTGACTAATGAAGTTAAAGAAAAAGGTGGACTGGCAATTATTGGCTGTGAAAGACATAATTCAAGACGTATTGATAGACAGCTAAGAGGGCGTTCCGGACGTCAAGGTGATCCGGGAAGTTCCAGATTTTTCGTATCCCTTGAAGACAATTTGATGAGAATTTTTGGTTCAGAAAGAATTTCCGGAATTATGGACAGATTTGGACATGAGGAAGGTGAACCTATTGCCCACCCTTGGATTACAAAGTCCATTGAGAGAGCTCAAAAAAGAGTGGAATCTCACTATTTTGCGTCAAGAAAGCACACTATCGAATATGACGATGTAATGAACAAACAAAGAGTTGTGATATACGGAAGAAGAAGAAATGCTCTTATTAAGAGTGCTATTTTCGAAGGTAGAGATTTCCCATTTGCAAGAGAATTTGGTGTAAACCCAGATGAGAAGCTTCAAAAAGATGTTATAGAAATGATACAAGATTATATTACTGAAGTAGTTTATAATGGCACCGGCAATACTCATATTATTGAAAATTGGGATATCGAAGGGATAAATGAGGAGTTGCTGAAAACTATGTTTATCAGCTTTTCAATGGACGAGATTGAGATTAAAAATGCAGATGATCTTGTTAAGCTACTGGTTAAAAGAGCTACAGACAAATTTTTACAAAAAGAAAAGATTATTAGTGAAGAGTTGATGAATACTCTAATCAAAATTGCTATAATCAGAACTATAGATAAAAACTGGCAGGATCATCTTTATGACAATGAAAATCTGATGAGAGGTATAGGCTTGATGGCTCATAGCCAGAAAGATCCTCTTGTGGAATATAAAAAACAAAGTTTTGATGCTTTCAAGAGCATGATTTTTAATGTTAATAGAGAAGCACTTGAAATTATCTTCAAAGCCCAGTTCAGAGTTGAAGTTGAAGAAGATAAAAAAAAGCAGGAAGAAGATAGAAAGAGAATGGAACAATTGAAGATCAGGAATTCCGAGCAACAGGAGAAGGAAACTCAAAAAACTGTCGTATCTGGACCAAAAGTTGGAAGAAATGATCTTTGTCCTTGCGGAAGTGGTAAAAAATTTAAAAGCTGTCATGGCATTGGTCAATAG